In a genomic window of Streptococcus oralis:
- a CDS encoding amino acid ABC transporter permease, with protein MESILEVLTPDNLVFIFKGFGLTLYISLIAIVLSTLIGTVLAVMRNGKNPVLRIISSIYIEFVRNVPNLLWIFTIFLVFKMKSTPAGITAFTLFTSAALAEIIRGGLNAVDKGQYEAGMSQGFTSTQILYYIILPQAIRKMLPAIISQFVTVIKDTSLLYSVIALQELFGASQILMGRYFEPEQVFSLYILIALIYFIFNFAISSLSHKLAKRWQQAAE; from the coding sequence CCCCAGATAACCTAGTCTTTATCTTTAAAGGATTTGGCTTAACTCTCTACATTTCTCTGATTGCTATCGTCCTCTCGACCCTTATCGGAACAGTACTAGCCGTCATGAGAAATGGGAAAAATCCTGTCTTACGGATCATCTCCAGCATTTATATCGAGTTTGTACGTAACGTTCCCAACCTCCTCTGGATTTTCACCATCTTTTTGGTGTTTAAGATGAAGTCCACACCAGCTGGTATTACAGCCTTTACTCTTTTTACCTCAGCAGCCCTAGCTGAGATTATCCGAGGCGGTCTCAATGCCGTGGACAAGGGCCAGTACGAAGCAGGAATGTCACAAGGATTCACCTCTACGCAAATCCTCTACTACATCATTCTCCCACAAGCGATCCGCAAAATGTTGCCAGCTATCATTTCTCAGTTTGTAACTGTAATTAAGGATACCAGCCTTCTCTACTCTGTTATCGCTCTACAAGAACTCTTTGGCGCTAGCCAAATCCTCATGGGACGCTATTTCGAACCAGAGCAGGTCTTCAGTCTTTATATCCTGATTGCCTTGATTTACTTTATCTTTAACTTTGCCATTTCTAGCCTGTCTCATAAGCTAGCAAAACGTTGGCAACAAGCTGCAGAATAA
- a CDS encoding Rrf2 family transcriptional regulator has product MQISSRFTIATHMMIIIAMQDTDSKVTSDFLAASVGVNPVIIRKTLSQLKKAGLISVARGTGGTEIIKDLQDISLLDVYQAVECLGKSGKLFSFHDNPNPNCPIGANIHAVLDQKLFDVQAAMENQLRQTSLAQVVADAQNKLSK; this is encoded by the coding sequence ATGCAAATTTCAAGCCGATTTACAATTGCGACTCATATGATGATTATTATTGCAATGCAGGATACAGACAGCAAGGTAACCAGTGATTTTCTTGCGGCTAGTGTCGGAGTCAATCCAGTCATTATCCGTAAGACTTTATCGCAACTCAAAAAAGCAGGATTGATTTCAGTTGCTCGTGGTACGGGAGGAACTGAGATAATAAAAGACCTTCAGGATATCAGTTTGTTGGATGTCTACCAAGCTGTGGAGTGTTTAGGAAAATCCGGTAAGCTCTTTAGTTTCCATGACAATCCAAATCCTAATTGCCCAATTGGTGCGAATATCCATGCAGTTTTGGACCAAAAACTGTTCGATGTTCAAGCAGCTATGGAAAACCAACTGCGTCAGACAAGTCTGGCTCAGGTTGTGGCAGATGCTCAGAATAAACTGTCTAAGTAA
- the thrS gene encoding threonine--tRNA ligase, with amino-acid sequence MIKITFPDGAVREFESGVTTFEIAQSISNSLAKKALAGKFNGKLIDTTRAITEDGSIEIVTPDHEDALPILRHSAAHLFAQAARRLFPDIHLGVGPAIEDGFYYDTDNQAGQISNEDLPRIEEEMKKIVKENFPSIREEVTKDEAREIFKNDPYKLELIEEHSEDEGGLTIYRQGEYVDLCRGPHVPSTGRIQIFHLLHVAGAYWRGNSDNAMMQRIYGTAWFDKKDLKNYLQMREEAKERDHRKLGKELDLFMISQEVGQGLPFWLPNGATIRRELERYIVDKELASGYQHVYTPPLASVELYKTSGHWDHYQEDMFPTMDMGDGEEFVLRPMNCPHHIQVFKHHVHSYRELPIRIAEIGMMHRYEKSGALTGLQRVREMSLNDGHLFVTPEQIQEEFQRALQLIIDVYEDFNLTEYRFRLSLRDPQDTHKYFDNDEMWENAQTMLRAALDEMGVDYFEAEGEAAFYGPKLDIQVKTALGKEETLSTIQLDFLLPERFDLKYIGADGEEHRPVMIHRGVISTMERFTAILIENYKGAFPTWLAPHQVTLIPVSNEKHVDYAWEVAKKLRDRGVRADVDERNEKMQFKIRASQTSKIPYQLIVGDKEMEDGTVNVRRYGQKETNTVPVDDFVQAILADIANKSRVEK; translated from the coding sequence ATGATTAAGATTACTTTCCCAGATGGCGCTGTTCGTGAATTCGAATCTGGCGTGACAACTTTTGAAATTGCCCAATCTATCAGCAATTCCCTCGCTAAAAAAGCCTTGGCTGGTAAATTCAACGGCAAACTCATCGACACGACTCGTGCTATCACTGAAGATGGAAGCATCGAAATCGTGACACCTGATCACGAAGATGCCCTTCCAATCTTGCGTCACTCAGCTGCCCACTTGTTCGCCCAAGCAGCTCGTCGCCTCTTCCCAGACATTCACTTGGGAGTTGGTCCAGCTATTGAAGATGGCTTCTACTACGATACAGACAATCAAGCTGGTCAAATCTCCAACGAAGACCTTCCTCGTATCGAAGAAGAAATGAAAAAAATCGTTAAAGAAAACTTCCCATCAATCCGTGAAGAAGTGACGAAAGACGAGGCACGTGAAATCTTTAAAAACGACCCTTACAAGTTGGAATTGATTGAAGAACACTCTGAGGACGAAGGCGGTTTGACTATCTACCGTCAGGGTGAATATGTAGACCTTTGCCGTGGCCCACACGTTCCGTCAACAGGCCGCATCCAAATCTTCCACCTTCTCCATGTAGCTGGTGCTTACTGGCGTGGAAATAGCGACAACGCGATGATGCAACGGATCTACGGTACAGCTTGGTTTGACAAGAAAGACTTGAAAAACTACCTTCAAATGCGTGAAGAAGCTAAAGAACGTGACCACCGTAAACTTGGTAAAGAGCTTGACCTCTTCATGATTTCACAAGAAGTTGGTCAAGGTTTGCCATTCTGGTTGCCAAACGGTGCGACTATCCGTCGTGAATTGGAGCGTTACATTGTCGACAAAGAGTTGGCTTCAGGCTACCAACACGTCTATACTCCACCACTTGCTTCTGTGGAGCTTTACAAGACTTCTGGTCACTGGGATCATTACCAAGAAGACATGTTCCCAACCATGGACATGGGTGACGGGGAAGAATTTGTTCTTCGTCCAATGAACTGTCCACACCACATCCAAGTCTTCAAACACCATGTTCACTCCTACCGTGAATTGCCAATCCGTATCGCTGAAATCGGTATGATGCACCGCTACGAGAAATCTGGTGCCCTCACTGGTCTTCAACGTGTGCGTGAAATGTCACTCAACGACGGTCACCTCTTCGTTACTCCAGAACAAATCCAAGAAGAATTCCAACGTGCCCTTCAGTTGATTATCGATGTTTATGAAGACTTCAACTTGACTGAATACCGCTTCCGTCTCTCTCTTCGTGACCCTCAAGATACTCACAAGTACTTTGACAACGATGAGATGTGGGAAAATGCCCAAACCATGCTTCGTGCAGCCCTTGATGAAATGGGCGTTGACTACTTTGAAGCTGAAGGTGAGGCAGCCTTCTACGGACCAAAATTGGATATCCAAGTTAAGACTGCTCTCGGAAAAGAAGAAACCCTTTCTACTATCCAGCTTGACTTCTTGCTTCCAGAACGTTTCGACCTCAAATACATCGGGGCTGATGGTGAAGAACACCGTCCAGTTATGATCCACCGTGGAGTTATTTCAACTATGGAACGCTTCACAGCTATCTTGATTGAGAACTACAAGGGTGCCTTCCCAACATGGCTTGCCCCACACCAAGTAACTCTCATCCCCGTTTCTAACGAAAAACACGTAGACTACGCATGGGAAGTGGCTAAGAAACTCCGTGACCGTGGTGTCCGTGCCGACGTAGATGAGCGCAATGAAAAAATGCAGTTCAAGATTCGTGCTTCTCAAACCAGCAAGATTCCTTACCAATTGATCGTTGGTGATAAGGAAATGGAAGACGGAACTGTCAACGTTCGTCGCTATGGACAAAAAGAAACCAACACTGTCCCAGTTGATGACTTTGTTCAAGCTATCCTAGCTGATATCGCCAACAAATCACGCGTTGAGAAATAA
- a CDS encoding YdcF family protein, producing the protein MYFITGFFVLLFLVSFLRDNRSLWNPALLLLSLLFSYMSIANLFYEAGQKEVHMVFFAGIFLLLPLLVFLSGFFLIYNGFVLLKKEGKSKANYLSLGLGCVILFFFVIMAIRVSDTKGLFYTNHLVNIIFFFLIYSYLIFGFAFAGFLLYSILYLFIPKKKYYDFIIIHGAGLLNGEKVTPLLKSRIDKAVEAYHQSLNPNVKIIASGGQGGDEKISEAQAICNYLLEETDVPREAILLEEDSTTTYENLLFSKEMGEKLVVSPRFLFVTNDYHVFRTSTYARRIGMKGDGLGCRTAAYYIPSAFIREYIALCVKMRWLFLAFYILLILALIFSYRGVLW; encoded by the coding sequence ATGTACTTTATCACAGGATTTTTTGTCCTACTTTTTCTCGTTTCGTTTTTAAGGGACAATCGTAGTCTCTGGAATCCAGCTCTCTTGCTTTTGTCTCTGCTCTTTTCTTATATGTCCATTGCCAATCTTTTTTACGAAGCTGGGCAGAAAGAAGTGCACATGGTTTTCTTTGCAGGGATTTTTCTCCTGCTGCCTCTTTTAGTTTTTCTAAGTGGTTTTTTCCTTATTTATAATGGATTTGTGTTATTGAAAAAAGAAGGAAAATCCAAGGCAAATTATTTGTCTCTAGGATTAGGCTGCGTGATTCTATTCTTTTTTGTGATCATGGCGATTCGAGTGAGCGATACCAAGGGCTTGTTTTACACCAATCATCTAGTGAATATTATCTTTTTCTTTTTGATTTATTCGTACTTGATTTTTGGTTTTGCCTTTGCAGGATTTCTGCTTTATTCCATTCTGTATCTTTTCATTCCTAAGAAAAAATATTATGATTTTATCATCATTCACGGAGCAGGATTGTTGAATGGAGAAAAAGTCACTCCCTTACTGAAGAGTCGCATTGACAAGGCAGTAGAAGCTTATCACCAGTCTCTCAATCCCAATGTTAAAATCATCGCAAGTGGTGGTCAAGGTGGGGATGAGAAGATTTCCGAGGCTCAGGCAATTTGTAATTATTTGCTGGAAGAGACGGATGTTCCGAGAGAAGCGATTCTCCTAGAGGAAGACTCAACGACGACCTATGAGAATCTTCTCTTCTCAAAAGAAATGGGAGAGAAGCTGGTGGTCAGTCCACGTTTTCTTTTTGTGACCAATGATTACCATGTTTTTCGTACCAGTACCTATGCTCGCCGTATTGGGATGAAGGGAGATGGTCTTGGTTGCCGTACAGCCGCCTACTATATCCCATCGGCCTTTATCAGAGAATACATTGCTCTATGTGTGAAGATGAGATGGCTTTTTCTCGCCTTCTATATTTTATTAATTTTAGCTCTGATTTTCTCCTATAGAGGTGTTCTATGGTAA
- a CDS encoding DUF389 domain-containing protein — protein MTGNYSTREYREKLYDDLHVRLRDIVILMCAIFIASIGLNMNSTAVIIGAMLISPLMTPIVGLGFGLAIFDTRLIKQSLEVLFTQVLVSLLVSTLYFWISPLSYASSELIARTSPTIWDVLIAIAGGIAGVIGSRKKEANNIVPGVAIATALMPPICTAGYGLSNGNVRFLFGALYLFLINCVFIMLANIVGTRILMRKSPLSSFKELNIEMKIGLTSLIVLLVLPASYSAVTLSIEQARKEGIKQFIAKEFANHTVINQVYKSRNNELVLTVVGDPISDEELETLHQKQASYGIQSVELKVNQVHNSTKLDSDTTKEFYETINKYIDQKLSEKDSQKDLVKEKEADKE, from the coding sequence ATGACCGGAAATTATTCAACACGTGAATACCGTGAAAAATTATATGATGATCTTCATGTTCGATTAAGAGATATAGTGATTTTGATGTGTGCGATTTTTATTGCCTCTATAGGTCTAAATATGAATTCAACAGCTGTCATTATTGGAGCCATGCTGATTTCCCCTCTTATGACACCGATTGTTGGACTGGGTTTTGGTTTAGCTATTTTTGATACCCGTTTAATCAAACAATCTCTAGAGGTTTTATTTACTCAAGTATTGGTCAGTTTGCTTGTCTCGACTCTATATTTCTGGATTTCTCCCTTATCTTATGCAAGTAGCGAACTGATTGCACGAACCTCTCCAACCATTTGGGATGTTCTCATTGCTATTGCTGGTGGGATAGCAGGTGTAATTGGGTCAAGGAAAAAAGAAGCAAACAATATCGTGCCAGGAGTAGCCATTGCAACAGCTCTGATGCCACCTATCTGTACTGCGGGCTATGGTTTATCTAATGGAAATGTACGATTTTTATTTGGGGCTCTCTATCTTTTCTTGATCAACTGTGTCTTTATCATGCTAGCCAACATTGTTGGAACAAGAATTTTGATGAGAAAATCTCCCTTAAGTTCATTTAAAGAGCTAAACATTGAAATGAAAATTGGCTTGACATCCTTGATTGTATTATTGGTTCTTCCAGCCAGTTATTCAGCAGTCACTCTGTCGATAGAACAAGCCCGAAAAGAAGGAATCAAACAGTTTATAGCAAAAGAGTTCGCCAATCACACGGTCATTAATCAAGTCTACAAGTCAAGGAATAATGAATTGGTCTTGACGGTTGTTGGAGATCCGATTTCAGACGAAGAATTAGAAACGCTCCACCAAAAACAAGCCTCTTACGGTATTCAATCTGTTGAATTGAAAGTCAATCAAGTCCATAATTCGACAAAATTAGACAGTGATACGACCAAGGAATTTTATGAAACCATTAACAAGTATATCGATCAAAAACTCTCTGAAAAGGATTCACAAAAAGATCTCGTAAAAGAAAAGGAAGCAGACAAGGAATGA
- a CDS encoding metallophosphoesterase family protein, with product MTKIAVLSDIHGNTTALEAVLADAKAAEVDQYWLLGDILMPGTGRRRILDLLASLPITVRVLGNWENSLWRGLHRKLDPTKASHRYLLRQSQYILEEVSPEEIEDLNNQPMQVHRQFGDLMVGITHHLPDKNWGRELIHTGKQEDFDRLVTNPHASIAVYGHIHQQLLRYGSDGQLILNPGSIGQPFFLDAKLRKDLRAQYMILEFDEAGLSDVDFRRVDYDVETELQLAKDLKLPYFQVYYESLINGIHHTHNHELLGQISEQEGYDQDVELWMERDKKDWF from the coding sequence ATGACCAAAATAGCAGTTCTTTCAGACATACATGGAAATACGACAGCTTTGGAAGCTGTACTGGCTGATGCTAAAGCGGCAGAGGTAGACCAATACTGGCTTTTAGGAGATATTCTGATGCCAGGAACAGGACGTAGAAGGATCTTGGACCTCTTAGCTAGCTTGCCTATTACAGTAAGAGTTCTGGGAAATTGGGAGAATAGTCTCTGGAGAGGCTTGCATCGCAAGTTAGATCCTACAAAAGCGAGCCATCGTTATCTCCTGCGTCAAAGTCAGTACATCTTAGAGGAGGTCAGCCCAGAAGAAATCGAAGACCTCAATAATCAACCCATGCAAGTTCATCGTCAGTTTGGTGATTTGATGGTGGGAATCACTCACCATCTCCCTGATAAAAACTGGGGTAGAGAGTTGATTCATACGGGAAAACAAGAAGATTTTGATAGATTGGTCACGAATCCACACGCCTCTATCGCAGTATATGGCCATATTCATCAACAGTTGCTTCGTTATGGAAGTGATGGACAGTTGATTCTTAATCCAGGTTCCATTGGACAACCTTTCTTTCTAGATGCGAAGTTGCGTAAGGACCTGCGGGCCCAGTATATGATCTTAGAGTTTGATGAGGCAGGTTTGTCTGATGTTGATTTTCGTCGTGTGGATTATGATGTGGAAACTGAATTGCAGTTGGCTAAAGATTTGAAGCTCCCCTATTTCCAGGTCTACTATGAAAGTTTGATAAATGGAATTCACCACACTCATAACCATGAATTGTTAGGTCAGATTAGTGAACAAGAAGGTTATGATCAGGATGTTGAACTCTGGATGGAAAGAGACAAGAAAGATTGGTTTTAA
- a CDS encoding DUF4037 domain-containing protein: protein MIHELCKEFSQLEQVEAIALGGSRAGQNYDQNSDYDVYVYLNSSIDEATRLKILSKYCSYMEIGNQFWELEDDCVLNNGIEIELIYRSLESFEQELNSTVFQHKAQNAYTTCMWHNLLHSKILYDPNGHYASLQKTYQIPYPQELKKHIIERQLLLLEQAMPAFSHQIEKAIKRQDLLSMNHRTSEFFASYFDLLFALNEQTHPGEKRMLEYAKTHCTLLPKQFEETISKYFQLLYQPQQGEQAVVTLQTILKELKAILP, encoded by the coding sequence ATGATCCACGAACTTTGCAAAGAATTCTCTCAACTGGAACAAGTAGAAGCTATCGCTCTTGGTGGCTCTCGTGCAGGACAAAACTATGATCAAAATTCTGACTATGACGTTTATGTCTATCTCAACTCTTCTATTGATGAGGCGACTCGCCTCAAAATTTTGAGTAAATACTGCTCCTATATGGAAATTGGAAACCAGTTTTGGGAGTTAGAGGACGACTGTGTACTAAACAACGGTATCGAAATCGAGTTGATTTATCGTTCGCTGGAGTCGTTTGAACAGGAATTGAACTCAACCGTTTTTCAACACAAAGCTCAAAATGCTTATACAACTTGCATGTGGCATAATCTACTCCACAGCAAGATTTTATACGACCCGAATGGACACTATGCTTCTCTCCAAAAGACTTACCAGATTCCCTATCCACAGGAACTCAAAAAGCATATCATTGAAAGGCAACTCCTTTTGCTAGAACAAGCCATGCCTGCCTTCTCTCACCAAATAGAAAAAGCTATCAAACGCCAAGATCTTCTCAGTATGAATCATCGTACGAGTGAGTTTTTTGCTTCCTACTTTGACTTGTTATTTGCGCTCAATGAGCAAACCCATCCTGGTGAAAAACGAATGTTGGAGTACGCAAAGACCCATTGTACACTCCTCCCTAAGCAATTTGAAGAAACTATTAGCAAGTATTTCCAACTACTCTACCAACCGCAACAAGGAGAACAAGCGGTCGTGACCTTGCAAACTATCCTGAAGGAACTAAAAGCCATTTTGCCATAG
- a CDS encoding AAA family ATPase, whose translation MLYMIGGSPCSGKSTIASLLARQYQLLHIKLDDLVEEMMSQASADSQPICLLRKDRNPEQIWMRKPEEMADEEWCFYEEIFPYVKSYLIKNQNRPLLVEGAGLLPHLVKELECQVSSYLCLTPTADFQKKHYIQREWVPYVLEGTTNPDQAFKNWMQRDILFAQMVRKEAVKLGYPSLVTDGSQSENQTAEEVARLLKLSNKNRINI comes from the coding sequence ATGCTTTATATGATTGGCGGATCGCCTTGTAGTGGAAAGTCAACAATTGCCTCACTTCTTGCTAGACAGTATCAACTACTTCATATCAAACTGGATGATTTGGTAGAAGAGATGATGAGTCAAGCAAGTGCAGACTCACAGCCAATTTGCCTTCTTAGGAAGGATAGAAATCCAGAACAAATCTGGATGAGAAAGCCAGAAGAGATGGCAGATGAAGAATGGTGCTTTTATGAAGAGATTTTTCCTTATGTAAAATCTTACTTGATAAAAAATCAAAACAGACCTCTCTTGGTGGAGGGAGCAGGACTTTTGCCTCACTTGGTAAAGGAGCTTGAATGTCAAGTATCATCCTATCTATGCTTGACTCCGACAGCTGATTTTCAAAAAAAGCATTATATACAGAGAGAATGGGTTCCTTATGTCTTAGAGGGTACAACCAACCCTGATCAAGCTTTTAAAAACTGGATGCAACGAGACATTCTTTTTGCTCAAATGGTTCGTAAGGAAGCGGTGAAATTAGGCTATCCTAGCCTCGTAACAGATGGTAGTCAATCAGAGAATCAGACTGCGGAAGAAGTTGCTCGGCTCTTAAAATTGTCCAACAAAAATAGAATAAATATTTAA